A window of Fusarium verticillioides 7600 chromosome 10, whole genome shotgun sequence contains these coding sequences:
- a CDS encoding hypothetical protein (At least one base has a quality score < 10): MSISPVPCYCFRCKGAYRSLDTASAALLGRQPCRLFSTTRPRRTQDEQDEDAGSYSEADHEHAVISTFDLFSIGIGPSSSHTVGPMRAGNIFVNDLIDANLLQKVNKIRVAIYGSLALTGEGHMTPSALLLGLEGADVETVDTGYVPSRFEEIKSSKKIFLARGLAADGSKGKEIDFDYEKEFIWEWGRKLPQHSNGMRFTVYDKEGYVLATNDMFSVGGGFVVNGALSIAPQETLSPNAPAQLEAGDSDTAAHPADLAENMYYKEIRRSDAAGDRRTGTEVKALEEANEGPTALLGDSPEPTGLSTDVKSETKDTSSSPHPRYPFRDAASLLSLCRKHNLTIAQLVYENEKSLGYTDEDIYRKIFKIWGVMDASILESVQAPTGSKLPGSLKLHRRAPALYRRLTRGLYPSSTADTSAAQLEHKFSSPDPNLNEDGASSSPKALSAASSPLVPEKLKTGGLRKRGPPRIHGSLDHPIAPAPSRRTTFPTMDYLSVYAIAVNETNAGGGRIVTAPTNGAAGIIPAVLKYTTEFISDDPERDIPTFLLTAAAIGMLYKRGATISAAEGGCMAEVGVACSMAAGAFAACMGASPETIEQAAEIGIEHNLGLTCDPIGGLVQAPCIERNALGATKAISSANLALSSETGTQRVRLG, translated from the coding sequence ATGTCTATCTCCCCGGTCCCTTGCTATTGCTTCCGTTGTAAGGGGGCCTATCGCTCGCTCGACACGGCATCAGCAGCTTTGTTGGGACGCCAGCCATGCCGACTTTTCAGCACAACACGGCCACGAAGAACTCAGGACGAGCAGGATGAAGATGCGGGATCTTACAGCGAAGCGGATCACGAACATGCTGTCATTTCCACTTTCGATTTGTTTTCTATCGGCATTGgcccctcatcttctcataCTGTTGGGCCCATGCGTGCTGGTAACATTTTTGTCAACGATTTGATCGATGCCAATTTGCTccaaaaagtcaacaaaaTCCGCGTCGCCATCTATGGTAGTCTTGCTCTCACGGGCGAAGGTCATATGACTCCTTCAGCTTTACTCCTTGGTCTCGAAGGCGCCGATGTCGAAACAGTCGACACAGGCTACGTGCCCAGCCGCTTCGAAGAGATCAAGTCCAGCAAGAAGATTTTCCTAGCACGTGGGCTGGCCGCAGATGGCTCCAAAGGCAAGGAGATTGATTTCGACTACGAGAAGGAATTCATCTGGGAATGGGGTCGCAAGCTTCCCCAGCACAGCAACGGCATGCGCTTCACTGTCTACGACAAGGAAGGCTACGTCCTAGCTACCAACGACATGTTCAGTGTAGGCGGCGGTTTCGTTGTCAACGGTGCTCTTAGTATCGCACCCCAAGAAACCCTTTCCCCAAACGCCCCTGCTCAACTGGAAGCCGGAGATTCGGACACGGCAGCTCACCCGGCTGATTTGGCCGAAAACATGTACTACAAGGAAATCAGGCGCTCAGATGCCGCGGGAGATCGACGAACTGGCACCGAAGTCAAGgccctcgaagaagccaacgAAGGCCCGACAGCTCTCCTCGGAGACTCGCCTGAGCCAACCGGCCTCTCCACCGATGTCAAGTCCGAGACCAAAGATACCAGCTCATCGCCGCATCCGCGGTACCCATTCCGAGATGCCGCTAGTCTGCTTTCACTCTGCCGCAAACACAATCTCACTATCGCGCAATTGGTGtatgagaatgagaagagtCTAGGATATACGGATGAGGACATTTATCGgaagatcttcaagatctggggAGTCATGGATGCCAGTATCCTGGAAAGTGTCCAGGCGCCAACAGGCTCCAAGCTTCCTGGATCCCTCAAGCTGCATCGACGAGCCCCGGCGCTCTACCGCCGATTGACTCGAGGGTTATATCCTTCGTCGACTGCTGATACTTCAGCTGCTCAGCTCGAGCACAAGTTCTCTTCGCCTGATCCCAACCTCAACGAGGATGGCGCCAGCTCATCACCGAAAGCTCTCTCTGCAGCTTCATCCCCGTTGGTTCcggagaagctcaagactggcggCCTTCGGAAGCGCGGTCCGCCACGGATTCACGGTTCTCTGGATCACCCTATcgctccagctccttctcGCCGGACAACATTCCCCACCATGGACTACCTGTCTGTCTATGCTATTGCCGTCAATGAAACCAACGCTGGCGGCGGTCGAATCGTCACCGCTCCTACCAACGGTGCCGCAGGCATTATCCCAGCTGTGCTCAAGTACACCACAGAGTTCATCAGCGACGACCCTGAGCGAGATATCCCCACGTTCCTTCTCACTGCTGCCGCAATTGGTATGCTTTACAAGCGAGGTGCCACCATCTCAGCCGCTGAAGGAGGATGCATGGCGGAGGTCGGCGTTGCCTGCTCAATGGCCGCTGGCGCTTTCGCTGCCTGCATGGGAGCCAGTCCTGAAACAATCGAACAAGCTGCAGAAATCGGTATCGAACACAACCTAGGACTGACATGTGATCCCATCGGCGGACTCGTCCAAGCTCCTTGCATCGAGAGAAACGCGCTGGGCGCGACAAAGGCCATCTCCAGCGCCAACCTGGCGCTTAGCAGTGAAACAGGCACGCAGCGCGTGAGGCTGGGATGA